From Nitrospinaceae bacterium:
TGTTCCTACGCAGGGTTCTGCGATGACGTGGGTCATCGGAGCTATTCCTTCCTATCTTGTGACGTCATGGTGATAACGGGCACTCACGGTTATAGATGACAAAACTTTTAGGGCCATCTGATGAGTAGAACGGCTGAATCTTAACATAAGCGGCAAAAGGCTTTACACCTCCGGGAGGGGTAAATTGTGGTGTTTAGGGGGTGAATCTGAATTTTTTTTCAGTAATTTTTAGTTTCTGGCGGCTATAGATTCAGTTTTCTCTTGTAGGGACTGCAAAAAATTCTCGGCCTGGGGGAATTTGGGCCTCAGAACCAGGGCACGTCGAAGGGCGCCAATGGCTTGTGTCTGTTGACCGCTTTCGGCGAGTGCCACCGCCATATTGTAATATAGGACGGTGTCATCTGGGGAGACGGTCAGGGCTTTTTTGTAGTTTTCGATGGCTTCCCGAAATTTTTTCTGTCGCCTGAAGGCAAGGCCCAGTCTGTTGTAGTAGCGCGTATTATCCGGATCCGACTCAAGTGCAAAACTATACTCGGCCTCTGCGAGATCTGCTCTGCCCGATTCCATGAGAAAATCGGCTGCTGCGGCGCTCCGGGCCGCAGGATCTGATTCACGCTCAAGGGCTTTGTGGAGGGAGACTCTTGCACCGTCCTCATCACCTGATTCGAGGAGATGTCTGGTCATCTTAAGCTGGCGATCTTTGTTCTTGGGACTTAGGTCCACCGCTTTTTTAAGGAACTCGAAGGCTTCCTCGCTTTTTCCCTCTTTCCCCAAAATATTCGCCATGCCCTCATAGGCTTTGGCGCAAAAGCTGTCTATTTTGCTTGCCCGTGCGTAGCTTTTATGTGCTTTCTCGTTGTCGCCTAATTCCTCAAATAATTGGCCGGACTCCACCCAAACGCGGGTTGAGGTGGGTTGGGCCTCCTGGGCCGAGGCAATTTCGGTTGCAGCCTCGGTGTCAGCCCCGATATCGACAAAAGCTGCAGCGCGTGCCAAACGAATTGCGCATTCTTTGAATTCAGCCCGTTTTTTCAAAATCTCATCGACAATGTCCTCTAAATCTTTTTGATTAAGGGGTTTGATGAGATGTCCGTCAATGTCGTAGTCGGCGGCCTCGGCATACTCTTCATCATCGAATTGGCCTTGATTGGTGAGCATGATGAAAGGTGTCTCTGCATAGGCGTTATTGGTGCGAATCTCACGGAGTAGGGCCATGCCGTTTAATTCAGGTAGGGTGTACTCGCATAAAATGAAATCGACAGGGGATTTGGCTAGAATTTCTAATGCGTCCTCGCCGCTGCTCACACTGTGGACAACGGATGCGCCCATTCTTTTCAGTATTGCTACAAGTGCGCGTCGTAACTCGCCCTGATCTTCAACTACAAGCATGCGGATATCGGGTTCCAGCATTTGCTCATCCTCCCAATCTCCTCCAATGGCGGTTCTGATTTATTTTCATAATCAGAAATATTCCAGCCATCCAACTCGAATGACTCCTCGGGGGAGATTCGAATTGGCACGGGCGAATGGCTGGCCACCTAATACCGTATTTTTTCCTTATAAAATCAAATACATATCCATATCAATCCCAAACAAAGGCGATACTAACACCAACTGGATCCGATTAAAACCTTAAAATCCAATGACTCATAAGAATATATTCAACCATTTTAGACAATAACTGGGGATTTCTCTTTGTTTCCTAAGGTTATCGGTTGCCGATTTTTTTTCAACGTGGTAGATTTTTGACACATTTTGGAGCTAATTTTCATGATTTTATTGCCATTTTCCCCTAAAATTAGAGCCACAAACTACTTCTGAGGATGAGGAGAGCCATGTCTTCTATTCAAATCGAGCGAGCCGAGCGTCTAAAGCGACTCCCTCCGTATCTATTTGCTGAAATCGACCGGATGAAACAAGAGGCACAAAATGATGGTTGGGACATCATTAGCCTAGGCATTGGCGATCCGGATTTGCCCACTCCCAATCATATTATCGAAGAACTCTCGGTCGCCTCTCGACGCCCGGCGAACCACCAATATCCCTCCTATGAGGGGATGCTCAGCTTTAGAACGGCTTGCGCTGATTGGTACGAGAAACGCTTCGGGGTGGGGCTCGATGCCGCCTCGGAGGTGCTATCTCTTATCGGCTCAAAAGAAGGAATCGCTCATATCTCCTTGGCTTTCATCAATCCCGGCGACTATGCCCTGATTCCGGATCCGGCCTATCCGGTTTACGAGATCGGAACTTATTTCGCCGATGGTCAGGTGCACTTTATGCCCCTGACGTTGGAGGGAGATTTTTTGCCCGACCTTGGGGCGATTCCGACAGAGGTGGCGAAAAAGACCAAGCTTCTTTATTTGAACTACCCGAACAACCCGACTTCTGCCTGTGCGGATGTCGGGTTTTATAATGAAGTGGTTGAGTTTGCCAAGAGCCACGACATTATTGTTTGTAGTGACATCGCCTACTCGGAAATGGCATTTGACGACTACAAGCCGGTGAGTTTCCTCAATGCCGAGGGGGCCAAGGATGTAGGCATTGAATTTCATTCACTCTCCAAGACATACAACATGACGGGGTGGCGTATTGCTTTCGCCGTGGGTAACGCCGATGTGTTAGCGGGCCT
This genomic window contains:
- a CDS encoding tetratricopeptide repeat protein, producing MLEPDIRMLVVEDQGELRRALVAILKRMGASVVHSVSSGEDALEILAKSPVDFILCEYTLPELNGMALLREIRTNNAYAETPFIMLTNQGQFDDEEYAEAADYDIDGHLIKPLNQKDLEDIVDEILKKRAEFKECAIRLARAAAFVDIGADTEAATEIASAQEAQPTSTRVWVESGQLFEELGDNEKAHKSYARASKIDSFCAKAYEGMANILGKEGKSEEAFEFLKKAVDLSPKNKDRQLKMTRHLLESGDEDGARVSLHKALERESDPAARSAAAADFLMESGRADLAEAEYSFALESDPDNTRYYNRLGLAFRRQKKFREAIENYKKALTVSPDDTVLYYNMAVALAESGQQTQAIGALRRALVLRPKFPQAENFLQSLQEKTESIAARN
- a CDS encoding LL-diaminopimelate aminotransferase, whose amino-acid sequence is MSSIQIERAERLKRLPPYLFAEIDRMKQEAQNDGWDIISLGIGDPDLPTPNHIIEELSVASRRPANHQYPSYEGMLSFRTACADWYEKRFGVGLDAASEVLSLIGSKEGIAHISLAFINPGDYALIPDPAYPVYEIGTYFADGQVHFMPLTLEGDFLPDLGAIPTEVAKKTKLLYLNYPNNPTSACADVGFYNEVVEFAKSHDIIVCSDIAYSEMAFDDYKPVSFLNAEGAKDVGIEFHSLSKTYNMTGWRIAFAVGNADVLAGLGSIKTNVDSGAFQAVQEAAIHALEADQACVEDMCRTYQCRRDVILEGLAKLGLKANTPKATFYVWISCPDGYTSSEFTGHLLKKCGIVTTPGNGFGPSGEGFVRMALTVPEDRIREALARIEKAGF